The following proteins come from a genomic window of Macadamia integrifolia cultivar HAES 741 chromosome 14, SCU_Mint_v3, whole genome shotgun sequence:
- the LOC122061806 gene encoding cytokinin riboside 5'-monophosphate phosphoribohydrolase LOG8-like, with the protein MEGNTQRKFKRICVFCGSNAGNREVFSDAALELGNELVNKRLDLVYGGGSFGLMGLIAQRVYDGGCHVLGVIPTALMPLEISGETVGEVKTVSNMHERKAEMARQADAFIALPGGYGTMEELLEMITWSQLGIHNKPVGLLNVDGYYNSLLALFDNGVREGFIKPAAQHIVISAPNVKELLEKMEQYIPTHKHVAPHNSWQMEQLAGYSKP; encoded by the exons ATGGAAGGCAATACACAAAGAAAATTCAAGAGAATCTGTGTCTTCTGCGGTAGCAATGCTGGCAACAGAGAAGTCTTTAGCGATGCTGCCCTTGAGTTGGGAAATGAACTG GTGAATAAGAGGTTAGATTTGGTGTATGGAGGAGGTAGTTTTGGGTTGATGGGTTTGATTGCTCAGAGAGTTTATGATGGAGGTTGCCATGTTCTTGG GGTCATTCCAACAGCACTCATGCCGCTTGAG ATATCTGGAGAAACAGTGGGGGAAGTGAAAACTGTTTCAAACATGCATGAGCGTAAAGCTGAAATGGCCCGACAAGCGGATGCCTTTATTGCTCTCCCTG GGGGATATGGAACCATGGAAGAGTTGCTGGAGATGATAACATGGTCACAGCTTGGAATTCACAATAAACCA GTTGGCTTATTAAATGTTGATGGCTACTACAATTCTTTGCTTGCGTTATTTGACAATGGTGTTCGGGAAGGTTTCATTAAGCCGGCTGCTCAGCATATAGTTATATCAGCTCCAAATGTGAAAGAACTACTTGAAAAAATGGAG CAATATATTCCAACCCACAAACATGTTGCTCCGCATAACAGCTGGCAGATGGAACAATTGGCAGGTTACTCAAAACCATAA